In the genome of Magnolia sinica isolate HGM2019 chromosome 2, MsV1, whole genome shotgun sequence, one region contains:
- the LOC131237057 gene encoding pentatricopeptide repeat-containing protein At5g42310, chloroplastic, translated as MLLLPPPASVTRFSSPSLSPFIRQNPLSSPTAICSFNTTTSSSSTYSASAFDRTYSIQERCRYDFTPLLDYLSKTPTQTPGTVPETPTALSPTELRLAESYRAVPAPLWHSLLKSLSTDPATIPSAAALVSFLQTHNLCFSLHLLYSILIHALGRSQLLYHAFLLSRLSPSPLSPLTYNALIAACARNDDLEKALSLLSRMRQDGFLPDHTNYSLVVQSLTRSNKSDPSVLRKICCDIEADYIEPDGQLLNDLIVAFSKAGDPKQALHFLSMVQSQGLNPKTATFVAVISALGNLGRTDEAEAIFEEMKEGGLKPRTRAFNALLKGYVKAGSLKDAESVVSVMEESGVHPDEHTYSLLIDAYTNADRWESARIVLKEMEASNVRPNSYVFSRILASYRDKGDWQKSFSVLKEMKSNGVCPDRHFYNVMIDMFGKYNCLEHAVDTFERMKSDGIQPDTVTWNTLIDSHCKAGRHERARELFEEMQESGCLPCTTTYNIMINSLGEQEKWEEVKSLLGKMQSQGLLPNVVTYTTLVDIYGQSGRFKDAIECLEVMKATGLKPSSTMYHALVNAYAQRGLSEQAVNAFRVMRADGIKPSVLVLNLLINAFGEDRRDAEAFGVLQYMKDNDLKPDVVTYTTLMKALIRVEKFDKVPAVYEEMILSGCTPDRKARGMLRSALRYMKQSLSS; from the exons ATGCTGCTATTACCGCCGCCAGCATCTGTCACGCGCTTCtcttctccatctctctccccTTTCATTCGCCAAAACCCTCTCTCTTCCCCCACCGCCATCTGTAGCTTCAACACCACTACTAGCAGCAGCAGCACTTACTCCGCTTCGGCATTTGATCGAACATATTCCATTCAAGAACGCTGTCGCTATGACTTCACACCTCTCCTTGACTATCTTTCCAAAACTCCAACCCAAACTCCCGGTACAGTGCCTGAGACCCCGACCGCGCTTTCCCCGACGGAGCTCCGCCTCGCCGAATCCTACCGAGCTGTCCCCGCCCCGCTCTGGCACTCCCTCCTCAAATCGCTGTCGACGGACCCCGCCACGATCCCGTCTGCTGCCGCCCTCGTCTCCTTCCTCCAAACTCACAACCTCTGTTTCTCCCTTCACCTGCTATACTCTATCCTCATACACGCCCTCGGCCGCTCCCAGCTCCTCTACCACGCTTTCCTGCTCTCCCGGCTCTCCCCCTCTCCCCTCTCTCCTCTCACCTACAACGCCCTCATCGCTGCCTGCGCCCGCAATGACGACCTCGAGAAGGCACTCTCCCTCCTCTCCCGCATGCGCCAGGACGGGTTCCTCCCCGACCACACCAACTACAGCCTCGTTGTCCAGTCCCTCACCCGCTCTAACAAGTCTGACCCGTCTGTCCTCCGCAAGATCTGCTGCGACATCGAGGCCGACTACATTGAGCCTGACGGGCAGCTGCTCAATGACCTCATCGTTGCTTTTTCCAAGGCAGGGGACCCGAAGCAGGCTCTCCACTTCCTTTCCATGGTCCAGAGCCAGGGGCTGAACCCGAAGACTGCTACATTCGTTGCGGTTATTTCTGCGCTGGGGAATTTGGGCCGGACGGATGAGGCGGAGGCCATTtttgaggagatgaaggaagggGGGTTGAAGCCGAGGACGCGGGCGTTCAATGCACTGCTTAAAGGGTATGTGAAAGCGGGTTCTTTGAAGGATGCTGAATCGGTCGTGTCTGTGATGGAGGAGAGTGGGGTCCACCCAGACGAGCATACATATAGCCTTCTGATTGATGCATATACGAATGCGGACCGGTGGGAGAGTGCAAGGATAGTGTTGAAGGAGATGGAGGCAAGCAACGTCCGCCCGAATTCATATGTCTTCAGCCGGATCTTGGCGAGTTATCGGGACAAGGGCGACTGGCAGAAGTCGTTTTCAGTGCTCAAGGAGATGAAGAGTAATGGGGTCTGCCCGGATCGGCATTTCTACAATGTCATGATTGACATGTTTGGGAAGTATAATTGCCTCGAGCACGCGGTGGATACGTTTGAACGGATGAAATCGGACGGGATTCAGCCGGATACTGTGACATGGAATACATTAATTGATAGCCACTGTAAGGCTGGCCGGCACGAGCGGGCCCGGGAGCTGTTCGAGGAGATGCAGGAGAGTGGGTGTCTGCCCTGCACGACGACTTACAACATCATGATCAATTCGTTAGGGGAGCAGGAGAAGTGGGAGGAGGTGAAGAGCTTGTTGGGGAAGATGCAGTCCCAGGGGTTGCTGCCGAATGTTGTCACATACACCACGCTGGTGGATATATATGGGCAGTCGGGGAGGTTTAAGGATGCGATCGAGTGCTTGGAGGTCATGAAAGCGACAGGGTTGAAACCTTCTTCGACAATGTACCATGCGTTGGTCAATGCATATGCACAAAGG GGTTTGTCTGAGCAAGCTGTAAATGCATTCAGAGTCATGAGAGCTGATGGTATAAAGCCCAGTGTTTTAGTCCTCAATTTGTTGATTAATGCATTTGGCGAGGATAGACGGGACGCCGAAGCCTTTGGTGTGTTGCAGTATATGAAGGACAAT GATTTGAAGCCAGATGTTGTGACATATACAACCCTTATGAAAGCTCTAATCCGTGTAGAGAAGTTTGACAAG GTTCCGGCTGTATATGAAGAGATGATTTTATCTGGGTGCACTCCCGACAGAAAAGCTAGAGGAATGTTGCGTTCAGCACTCCGTTACATGAAACAGTCATTGAGTTCATAG